One Deltaproteobacteria bacterium genomic window carries:
- a CDS encoding poly-gamma-glutamate hydrolase family protein, with protein MAGYESYKELAQHESEGADYVISAREGSSSIAVIAPHGGGIEPGTADIADAVAADHHAFAAFKGIKKSGNRALHIRSDRFDDFPGAGIAERCRKVITIHGCRGQEERIYVGGRSHKVKMRIIDALNRAGFHAEESLKPALQGRSRRNICNRCLSGRGVQVEISKGLREKMFKNLLKHPTREKTETFYCFVRTVKASLDEYVRRNSGEIRRITAPAPFPEHPNL; from the coding sequence ATGGCCGGATACGAAAGCTACAAGGAACTGGCTCAGCATGAATCCGAAGGCGCTGACTACGTGATATCGGCCCGGGAAGGTTCCTCCTCAATCGCCGTTATCGCCCCGCACGGCGGGGGCATCGAGCCCGGCACCGCGGATATCGCCGATGCGGTCGCTGCGGATCACCACGCCTTCGCAGCATTCAAAGGAATAAAAAAGTCGGGAAACCGGGCGCTTCATATCAGAAGCGACCGGTTCGATGACTTCCCTGGGGCCGGGATTGCGGAAAGGTGTCGTAAGGTCATAACGATCCACGGCTGCCGTGGACAGGAGGAACGGATTTACGTCGGCGGCAGAAGTCACAAGGTCAAAATGAGGATCATCGATGCACTCAACCGGGCAGGGTTCCATGCGGAGGAAAGCCTGAAACCGGCATTGCAAGGGAGGAGCCGACGGAATATCTGCAATCGATGTCTTTCCGGACGGGGCGTTCAGGTAGAAATATCCAAAGGGCTGAGGGAAAAGATGTTTAAGAACCTCTTGAAGCATCCCACAAGGGAGAAGACCGAAACCTTCTATTGCTTTGTCAGGACGGTTAAAGCGTCCCTTGATGAATACGTCCGGCGCAATTCCGGAGAGATCCGCCGGATTACCGCTCCCGCCCCCTTTCCCGAACATCCGAACCTCTGA
- the tadA gene encoding tRNA adenosine(34) deaminase TadA, whose product MKLAIEEAESAFSEGEVPVGAVLAGSDGRILARAHNRPIALKDPTAHAEILALRHGGAVVGNYRLNGCILAVTVEPCFMCMGAIIHARIARLVFGAFDPKAGAAGSLYDLSRDARLNHKLEVVSGITGEPCQELMRRFFQARRGI is encoded by the coding sequence ATGAAACTGGCCATTGAAGAGGCCGAAAGCGCCTTCTCAGAGGGGGAGGTCCCTGTGGGCGCTGTGCTGGCCGGTTCGGACGGCAGGATTCTGGCCAGGGCCCATAACCGGCCGATCGCCCTGAAAGATCCGACGGCCCACGCTGAGATCCTTGCGCTGAGGCACGGAGGGGCCGTGGTGGGGAATTACCGCCTCAACGGATGTATTCTCGCGGTCACTGTCGAGCCGTGTTTCATGTGCATGGGAGCGATCATCCACGCGAGAATCGCCCGGCTTGTGTTCGGGGCCTTTGACCCAAAAGCGGGCGCTGCAGGTTCCCTGTATGACCTGAGCCGGGATGCCCGCCTCAATCACAAACTGGAGGTTGTGTCCGGAATCACGGGAGAACCGTGTCAGGAGCTGATGCGACGATTTTTCCAAGCCCGGCGGGGAATCTGA